AATATATAGTATAATGTTTAAAAGTAagtgtatatatacatatggcATGATACAGGGCGTATTGGCATAAGGCAAGCTCAAGAATGGCAAGGAAACATGCACTCTTTTTTCTAGCGATGGCTCTTCTCATGCTAGTGAACCCCGGGAATTGTGGACTTGCTATTTTAGCTAACTCTTCCTCTGGGCTGGTCTCTGATGGAGTTGGAGAGATTCAGCAATcagattttattgtttttgagcACTGGCCTTCATCAGATAGCTATAGCCAGACGATTGGATTCATGCCGTACACCACCACTGTGCCTGGAAACATTTTCCTTATCCTTGTGTTTGTTTCCTTGATGTTGTTTGCAGCCAAGCTCTTGTATGATGGGAGTGAGATTCTGGTGGAAGTTGTTAGTCCTAGAATTACTGGTGGAGTTTTTCTACCTCTGCTCGGCTCGCTTCTTGATGCGCTTATCAGCTTTGGTAAGATCGATTTAAACCAAGATCTCTCTTGAAATTAATGACTTCTTTAGTCCAAGTTATAAGAACTAACTTGTGTATCCATTCCATATCTGAACCCATTtgttgaaacaaaaatttcGGGAACCTTCTTCCTCTTGCTTCAGCAGATGCCATTTTCCTCACCTAATACCATTGAATTAAAGTTTCCTATTAGTCAACCAAAAAATGCAGAATATTCCAAAACATCCACTATGTAATCTAATTATTCTATATACGCTGATGGAATTGTTTGTTGTCGGCATTTTGAAGCATCCAGGCTATGTGGGAACAAAGAAACTGCTCAAAATGATAAGGTGTCAGCTGGGATCGGTTTGCTAACTGGATCAACTGCTATGCTTCTGATGTTGCTAGGGGGATGCTGCATCATGGATGGTAATTCACTCTACTCTTTAATGACTTGAACCATTTCGATATCAACAGTGATTGATTCGAAATTTTGAACTATTACCGAATAATTTATGTTCCATTATTTCTATCTTCAGGTTCAGCTGTTGGCACTGACGTCAGAAATAGCTATACTGCAAGGATCATGATCATATCTGTCATGCCATTCATAATAATCCAACTATCACAAATTCTCAACAGGACTTCACCAATTTTCTTAGTGGCCTTGATTTCACTCATTATCTCTGTTTCTCTATTGCTTGCATATTGCCTCTATCAGGtatttgtccacttgaactcAAATTTTGCTGCTTATTGAAATATTCTGTAAACTCAAATTTTGCTGCTTATTGAAATATTCTGTATTTTCAATAACCAAACGCTTTCTTATGCTACCTTCTTcataatttcaaatcaaatattgtTGCAGGTCTTTCACCcttctattttgaaaagaagACTTGCTTATACAAACCCCATGCATATTATGCCGAGAACtgtaaaaaatttgaaatgctGTTCATTGGGGAGGCTCTTAACCGCTAATGGGGAACCTGATGTAGAAGTTATCAGAAGGTTATTTGCGATGATTGGTGAGAATTCAGATCAGTTGCTCTCGGCTAGTGAATTAAGAGCACTGATAACAGGAATCCAGATTAAAGACAAAGATTCAGCTATTAATGATGCTGTTGGAGAAGTAATGAGAGATTTTGATTCATGTGGGGATTCTAAAATTAATATAGATGCCTTCATTAAAGGAATCTCAAGCTGGCTTGCTAAGGCTAAGCATTCAGCAATTTGTTCCAGTGACAATGATTTGAAGACAAGACTAGTTGTAGACCACTTCAATTTGGTATGTCATCAATGTCGTGTTATTCCCAGTTCCGTCCTTGATTGAATCCTCACTGTTAGTGTCGTAACATCTCTAAATTAATGAATTTGCATGCAACAAACAAAGAGCATGAACTGCTGGGTGTTCAGAGTGATGAGATTGCAAAGATCGAAAACCCCAAATGGAGTGTCTCTAAAGCAGTGCTGATGTTGCTTTTGGGGTCTCTGATAGCTGCTACATTTGCTGATCCTCTAGTCAATGCTGTTGGCAACTTCTCCACTGCTACAAACATTCCTTCTTTCCTGTTCTCATTTGCTGTTCTGCCTTTCGCTAGCTCCAGCGAGGCAGTGTCAGCTCTAATGTTTGCCAGCCAAAAGAAGTTGAGGATCACttctttaacattttcaaaGGTTAGCCTAAGTTGATGTATTAGACTTCATTGTTGCTTCTATATGTCTATGGTAACTGATTGAATTTTGGGTTACCGTCATGATGTTCTAATTCATAACCATATATGAATTGTTTGCTGCATGCAGATATATGGAGCAGTGAGCATGAACAAGCTCCTTTGCTTGTCAGTCTTCTTAGGCCTGCTTTATTTTCGCCATTTAACATGGAACTTCACATCCGAGGTGCTGATAATTCTCATTATTTGGAGCTTTCTTCGAAAGCAAATGAGATGACAGAAAGGAAAAATTGTAGCTTTGTCCACGTCAgattctcatttatttatttattcatttttttattcttcctgATGATCTCCCTATAAGAGAAATAGTGCCTCCTAAATGGAGTAAGCCACCACAAATGATAACATTCCCAATGTATGATGGTTTGCTTTTCCTAATAAAAAGATACAATGGTTTCCTTTCCTCCCCCACCCACTTCAgtctcttttatattttttgaggGTGTCATCACTGCCTTTGGAACCTTCTTATCAAATGCAATGTCCACCTAAAGGCCTCAACTTAAAGGGTGTTGAGTTTAGCATGATCCCTAGCTATACAATGTTTTGAAACACTGGGCTTCATTAGATAGCTACTGCAACTATAAATGTGGATTCATGCCATGCACCGTCACTGTGTcgggaaatatatatattcattatcCTTATGTATGGTTGCTTTATGTTCTTTGAAGCCAACTTTAAAAAAGACGAAATATAATAGTTCTCTTACAAGTTTCAGGAAGTTCATAAAAAATTGTGGGGAAGGGTCCATGTGAGAGTGAGAGACCAACTTGAGAAAAGGCCTAGTCAAATTTAGAAATGGCATATGTTGGCCCACCAAGCCTAAGTCATGTTAACATTTGGGCAGCTGTAGTTGTTTTCAACTTGCGCACATAATGTCATGGTCAACTTCATTGTTGTATGCTTTTCATTCTCATCGTAATTTATAAATAACTCGATTTATCTTCCCTATTTTAGTTGTCCATATCAATGTcggttcttttttatttttttagggttagatatatttttattttttagcttTTGTTGTGTTTTATACTTCATCCCAGTACATTTAAAACTAACCACTTTACTATTCAAACTTATTAAAAGGTTAATGAACAACATCTTAAGGAAGGAATAAGGCTGAATGTAATAAAAAACACAtctattttgttaaaattcAAAGTTGTCACAATTCGCAATTGCATGCGAAAATCACAAATAGTCTTTCGAAtatttctctaaaataaaaaattaaaattggtaattgtcatattttgaaagtatttgagaaattccattttaaagtTGTTCTAAGTTCaaactagaatttaaataaaatatataaaaaaaattctattttataattttataaaggatTTGTAATTAAAGGTAAAGTGTTGGATTTTGAATATAGAGGATCAAATTGTAAAACATGTGAGATGTTGAGGAGATAAAAtgtattcaactttttttttccctctatttttctttctttgtttcattgTATAGAAACGCAACATTGTAACTTTGATATTGATATGTACACTATAAAAAGCTTATTCaaccatttcttttctttgcatttttatatggtattagagcctcaTTGCTCTTAGGCATTGCTTTGCCTTGTTCTTTTAAaccaaatgatgaagaaaaCTTTGTAAAAATCAACCGAGGGTGGTGTTCCTTTCGATTCCTCAGACCCATTTCATCTTCATCACTTAATCATTTAGGAATTATGTTGCTTAGAAAACCATTGAATGGGGTAATTGTGGCACTTGAAGTTGTTCAATGACCATAGCTCTTAGTGTTAGGGACAAAACTAGTTTCGTTAATGGTATGATCAAGAAGCGccatctaatgaaaaaaaaaatctctagaAAAGATGTCACGACAAGGTCTTGTCATGGATTCTCTACTCCATCAAAACCAATCTTACTAACATTATTATATGTACTAAATCTTCCACTGAAGTATGGTGTGATCTTAAGGAAAGATTTTCACAAAACAACACCCTAAGAATATTCCAAATCAAAAGGGATATTGCTTCACATCACCAAGGGATGACATCCTTTGCAACCTATTTCACTAAACTGAAAGTATTATGGGATGAATTAGCATCCTATAATGATTTGTCAATATACTCGTGCAATGTCATTAAGAATCTTGAAGAGcataaacaaaaaggaaaagtaatgaaattttttataagtttaaatgaTTCTTACTCAACTACTCCTATTGAAACTCACACAATTGGGTATTGATAATAGTTTgctaaaatgatattttattacattatgtTATATTTTTGAACATAATAacaaacttatttataataaactaatcaTACCCACACTATGACTCCAATTCATATTAGACCAAAAgtccaaattatatatatatatatatatatatatatatatatatatatatatatatatatatataaagtaaataaCAATTCCTAATGGTtctcaaattcctaaaattcttctaatttaattttaaattggatTACAATTTCAATAGCCTCCCTTAAGTCGACTTGTAAAATGAATCACACCAAACATCATCTTCAACTGCTTGAATACATCCACCTTTAGTGGCTTTGTAAAAGATCTACAACTTGATCTTCTAATATGCAAAACTCAAGTTTGATCTAGTCATTTTTCGCAAGTTCcctaatataatgaaatttgataCTTATGTGTTTGCTTTTATGATGAAGCATCAGATTCTTTATCAATGCAATAACAAACTTATTATCACACAAAATCTCTATAAGACCCTTTTGTTCATAGTTTAATTCACTAAACA
The window above is part of the Vitis riparia cultivar Riparia Gloire de Montpellier isolate 1030 chromosome 12, EGFV_Vit.rip_1.0, whole genome shotgun sequence genome. Proteins encoded here:
- the LOC117926080 gene encoding sodium/calcium exchanger NCL-like; this encodes MALLMLVNPGNCGLAILANSSSGLVSDGVGEIQQSDFIVFEHWPSSDSYSQTIGFMPYTTTVPGNIFLILVFVSLMLFAAKLLYDGSEILVEVVSPRITGGVFLPLLGSLLDALISFASRLCGNKETAQNDKVSAGIGLLTGSTAMLLMLLGGCCIMDGSAVGTDVRNSYTARIMIISVMPFIIIQLSQILNRTSPIFLVALISLIISVSLLLAYCLYQVFHPSILKRRLAYTNPMHIMPRTVKNLKCCSLGRLLTANGEPDVEVIRRLFAMIGENSDQLLSASELRALITGIQIKDKDSAINDAVGEVMRDFDSCGDSKINIDAFIKGISSWLAKAKHSAICSSDNDLKTRLVVDHFNLCRNISKLMNLHATNKEHELLGVQSDEIAKIENPKWSVSKAVLMLLLGSLIAATFADPLVNAVGNFSTATNIPSFLFSFAVLPFASSSEAVSALMFASQKKLRITSLTFSKIYGAVSMNKLLCLSVFLGLLYFRHLTWNFTSEVLIILIIWSFLRKQMR